The proteins below come from a single Drosophila miranda strain MSH22 chromosome Y unlocalized genomic scaffold, D.miranda_PacBio2.1 Contig_Y1_pilon, whole genome shotgun sequence genomic window:
- the LOC117191635 gene encoding uncharacterized protein LOC117191635 produces MLSVFWPKTNVAESLKLEVSDEFTQSLQQALDKCTQTNSIHEKLESSIKSSSQKFEPKLLAEYGQSYQEWSKQFENAVKKYIEEQSLVERKDSIEKTLNELEAKRQNLWFFENKDDIDIQIYKKKVQYPKRWLGKKKTPKAADTFYVPPSVTRSAN; encoded by the exons ATGTTGTCAGTCTTCTGGCCAAAAACC AATGTAGCTGAAAGTCTGAAACTGGAGGTCTCGGACGAGTTTACACAATCGTTACAGCAAGCACTCGATAAATGCACGCAGACCAACTCCATCCACGAAAAACTGGAGAGTAGTATAAAAAGTAGTTCCCAAAAGTTCGAACCGAAACTCTTAGCTGAATATGGTCAGTCCTATCAAGAATGGTCCAAACAGTTTGAGAACGCTGTAAAGAAGTATATCGAGGAGCAGAGTCTAGTGGAACGGAAGGATAGCATCGAGAAAACGCTAAACGAGCTGGAAGCGAAGCGGCAAAACCTTTGGTTCTTTGAGAACAAGGATGACATCGATATTCAGATATACAAGAAGAAGGTTCAATATCCTAAGCGCTGGTTAGGAAAGAAAAAGACGCCAAAGGCAGCAGACACGTTCTACGTGCCGCCAAGTGTCACGAGATCCGCCAACTGA
- the LOC117190625 gene encoding uncharacterized protein LOC117190625 produces MLRSWISRRWMSMSYFSTEFNALASEGPAKFRHLLPEGSQHAGTNIDLPNHRQMDLVDRLLKLRKQKECSYVPLLPSLLVRQLLDSTNPQEVITVLRSPSQYGLFIDQFSGCFLMDLLLHSGNTLEAAQIAALLVERGLCNSELVEALALHSFFGFVKDLKPLESSENKPSAPAPEVAL; encoded by the exons ATGTTGAGATCTTGGATTTCCAGAAGATGGATGTCAATGTCGTATTTTTCAACAGAATTCAACGCGCTGGCGAGTGAGGGTCCAGCCAAATTTCGACACCTCTTACCTGAGGGCAGTCAGCATGCTGGAACAAATATAGATTTGCCGAATCATCGGCAAATGGACCTGGTGGACAGGCTGCTTAAGCTCAG AAAGCAAAAAGAATGCAGCTATGTTCCGCTTTTGCCGAGTCTGTTAGTGAGGCAATTACTGGACTCCACAAATCCCCAGGAGGTAATCACGGTTCTGCGGAGTCCCAGCCAATATGGACTGTTTATTGACCAGTTCTCCGGGTGTTTCCTTATGGACTTATTGTTGCACAGCGGAAACACATTGGAAGCAGCGCAGATTGCTGCTCTTCTTGTGGAGAGAGGCTTATGCAATAGCGAGCTGGTCGAGGCGTTAGCACTCCACTCATTTTTTGGTTTCGTGAAAGACTTAAAGCCTTTGGAGTCGTCCGAGAATAAACCTTCAGCACCTGCTCCTGAAGTG GCACTCTGA